Proteins found in one Salvia splendens isolate huo1 chromosome 10, SspV2, whole genome shotgun sequence genomic segment:
- the LOC121753413 gene encoding pentatricopeptide repeat-containing protein At4g35130, chloroplastic-like: MAKDLLNLRLQIVPPTSEYRYFPAIIQASNKSPNHELRIRRHNSRKNTTSPRRRKFRSVEGSILSIKRLLYYVSSGRLETALQLFDKMDKSDIFVWNVMIRGLVDSGMFQEAVEMYYRMQIEGIEADNFTFPFVIKACVGLKEGRNVHSMVIKLGFDEDVYICNALIVMYAKFGCIEESERVFERMPVRDLVSWNSMVRGYVLVGDGWSSLMCFKKMQTVRAGLDRISCVSALGACVLERRFLSGKEIFCLVVRNGLDLDPMIQSSVIDMFGKCGQVDYAERFFERIVEKNVVVWNSMIGAFAVNGKPFESFSCVEKMQDGDNYVAPDTVTLINLLLSCSNLRSQLQGKAVHGYALRKGYLSHLVLETALVDMYGKCGRLVLAESVFCRMKARNLVSWNTMIAAFVQNSKEREAMETFKDLQLEPYVPDGMTFTSTLAAYAEIALPKEGEQIHALIYKLGISLGVSVANALIHMYSKCGDLEAAREVFDTLEFKDLVSWNTIIMAYAIHGYGAYCFGLFSDMINEGHEPNGSTFVSLLSACSIAGLLDDGWEFFYSMKRDYGVDPGIEHYGCMLDLLGRAGNLERAKCLIEEMPLEPTSRIWGSLLAASRHHRDITMAELAADRIFSLDSDNTGCYVLLANMYAEVGRWEDVERVRNLMKKQGLKMTSSCSIVEHNGVTHNFKNHDKSHGESYAVYEVLDILSRMIGEDNLHSLGVSKLKLVESLKARGNSPMFHSVRLATYFGLIKTARGQTVLIRKNVRLCEDCHSATKKISLVTKREIVVGDSKVFHHFKDGRCSCGDYW; the protein is encoded by the coding sequence ATGGCTAAAGATTTGCTAAATCTTCGGCTCCAGATAGTACCTCCCACCTCAGAATACAGATAttttcctgcaataatccaAGCTTCAAACAAATCCCCGAATCATGAGCTTCGAATCAGACGCCATAATTCGAGGAAAAACACCACCTCCCCAAGAAGAAGAAAGTTTAGAAGCGTCGAGGGTTCTATTTTGTCGATTAAAAGACTGCTTTATTATGTGAGTTCTGGTCGTTTGGAGACCGCACTCCAACTGTTTGACAAAATGGATAAATCGGACATTTTTGTTTGGAATGTGATGATAAGGGGTTTAGTTGATTCAGGAATGTTTCAAGAAGCTGTGGAGATGTATTATCGGATGCAAATTGAAGGGATCGAAGCTGATAATTTCACTTTCCCTTTCGTGATCAAGGCGTGTGTTGGTTTGAAGGAAGGGCGGAATGTTCACTCAATGGTTATTAAGCTTGGTTTTGATGAAGATGTGTATATATGTAACGCACTGATTGTGATGTATGCTAAGTTTGGCTGCATTGAGGAATCGGAGAGAGTTTTTGAGAGGATGCCGGTGAGGGATTTAGTTTCGTGGAATTCAATGGTAAGAGGGTATGTTTTGGTTGGAGATGGCTGGAGCTCATTGATGTGTTTCAAGAAGATGCAGACTGTCCGAGCTGGACTCGACAGGATCAGTTGTGTAAGTGCATTGGGTGCTTGTGTGCTTGAGCGTCGTTTTCTGAGTGGAAAGGAGATCTTTTGCCTAGTGGTTAGAAACGGGCTTGATCTAGATCCAATGATTCAGAGCTCCGTCATTGATATGTTTGGGAAATGTGGTCAGGTCGATTATGCTGAGAGATTTTTCGAGAGAATTGTAGAGAAGAATGTGGTTGTTTGGAATTCAATGATTGGTGCATTTGCAGTGAATGGTAAACCATTTGAGTCGTTTTCTTGTGTGGAAAAGATGCAAGATGGTGATAACTATGTGGCACCGGATACTGTCACATTGATTAACCTGCTTCTGTCTTGCTCAAACCTCAGATCTCAGTTACAAGGCAAAGCCGTTCATGGATATGCGTTGAGAAAAGGGTATTTGTCTCATTTAGTATTGGAGACTGCTCTTGTTGATATGTATGGTAAATGTGGGAGATTAGTGCTTGCAGAAAGTGTGTTTTGCCGTATGAAGGCTAGGAACTTAGTGTCGTGGAATACTATGATTGCTGCTTTTGTCCAGAATTCAAAGGAAAGAGAAGCCATGGAAACGTTTAAAGATTTGCAGCTTGAGCCTTATGTGCCTGATGGGATGACATTCACTTCGACTCTTGCTGCCTATGCTGAAATCGCTTTACCAAAAGAAGGGGAACAGATTCATGCCCTGATCTATAAATTGGGGATTTCGTTAGGTGTTTCTGTCGCTAATGCCTTGATCCATATGTATTCGAAATGTGGGGATCTTGAGGCTGCCCGTGAAGTTTTTGATACATTGGAGTTTAAGGATCTTGTCTCATGGAACACTATCATCATGGCGTATGCTATTCATGGCTATGGAGCATATTGCTTTGGGCTTTTCTCTGACATGATAAATGAGGGCCATGAGCCAAATGGAAGCACGTTTGTTTCCCTTCTGTCGGCTTGCAGCATTGCAGGCTTGCTAGATGATGGTTGGGAGTTTTTTTACTCGATGAAGAGGGATTATGGAGTCGATCCTGGCATAGAACATTATGGTTGTATGCTTGATTTATTAGGCCGGGCTGGGAATCTTGAACGTGCTAAATGCCTCATAGAGGAAATGCCACTGGAGCCAACTTCTCGGATATGGGGATCTCTGTTAGCTGCTAGCCGGCATCACCGAGACATCACGATGGCTGAGCTGGCTGCAGatcgtattttctctctagacaGTGATAACACTGGGTGCTATGTCTTGCTTGCCAACATGTATGCTGAAGTCGGGAGATGGGAAGATGTGGAACGCGTTAGAAATTTGATGAAGAAACAAGGATTGAAGATGACCAGCAGCTGCAGCATAGTTGAGCACAATGGTGTAACTCACAATTTCAAGAATCATGACAAATCACATGGTGAGAGCTATGCTGTCTATGAAGTTCTTGATATTCTTTCAAGAATGATAGGTGAAGACAACCTCCATTCTTTGGGTGTTTCTAAGCTCAAGCTGGTAGAGTCATTGAAAGCCAGAGGTAATTCTCCAATGTTCCACAGTGTAAGGCTGGCTACTTATTTTGGTCTGATCAAGACAGCAAGAGGGCAGACCGTGCTTATAAGAAAGAACGTGAGGTTGTGTGAAGATTGTCATTCTGCAACGAAGAAGATCTCACTCGTTACAAAGAGGGAGATTGTTGTAGGAGATTCAAAAGTGTTTCATCATTTCAAAGATGGGAGATGCTCTTGTGGAGATTATTGGTAG
- the LOC121753152 gene encoding 24-methylenesterol C-methyltransferase 2-like: MDSLTLFSTAAIVLAGGLYWFICILGSAEQKGKRAVDLSGGSISKEKVQDNYNQYWSFFRRPKEIEKVEKVPEFVDTFYNLVTDIYEWGWGQSFHFSPAIPGKSHREATRIHEEMAVDLLNVGPGKRILDAGCGVGGPMRAIAAHSGANVVGITINEYQVKRTRAHNKKAGLDGLCEVVCGNFLEMPFEDNSFDGAYSIEATCHAPKLEEVYGEIYRVLKPGALYVSYEWVTTELYRGDDAEHREVIQGIERGDALPGLRCYSDISAVAKKVGFEIVQERDLAKPPSQPWWTRLKMGRIAYWRNHILVTILAFIGIAPKGVVDVHEMLFVTADYLTRGGESGIFTPMHMILCRKPE, from the coding sequence ATGGATTCCCTCACTCTCTTTTCCACCGCCGCCATCGTTCTCGCCGGCGGCCTCTACTGGTTCATCTGTATCCTCGGATCCGCGGAGCAGAAAGGCAAGCGCGCCGTGGACCTCTCCGGCGGCTCAATCTCGAAGGAGAAAGTCCAGGACAATTACAACCAGTACTGGTCCTTCTTCCGCCGCCCCAAGGAAATCGAGAAGGTGGAGAAGGTCCCCGAATTCGTCGACACCTTCTACAATCTGGTAACCGACATCTACGAGTGGGGATGGGGCCAGTCCTTCCACTTCTCCCCCGCAATCCCTGGGAAATCTCACCGCGAGGCCACGCGGATCCACGAGGAGATGGCGGTGGATCTGCTCAACGTTGGCCCGGGGAAGCGAATCCTCGACGCCGGCTGCGGCGTCGGCGGCCCGATGCGCGCAATCGCCGCCCACTCCGGCGCGAATGTGGTCGGAATCACGATCAACGAGTACCAGGTGAAGCGCACGCGCGCGCACAACAAGAAGGCCGGCCTCGACGGCCTCTGCGAGGTCGTGTGCGGCAACTTCCTCGAGATGCCGTTCGAGGACAACAGCTTCGACGGCGCCTACTCGATCGAGGCCACCTGCCACGCGCCGAAGCTGGAGGAGGTGTACGGCGAGATCTACCGGGTTCTGAAGCCTGGCGCGCTCTACGTCTCGTACGAGTGGGTGACGACGGAGCTCTACCGCGGCGACGATGCGGAGCACCGCGAGGTGATCCAGGGGATCGAGCGGGGCGACGCGCTCCCCGGGCTGAGGTGCTACAGCGACATCTCGGCCGTGGCGAAGAAGGTAGGGTTTGAGATCGTGCAGGAGAGGGATTTGGCGAAGCCGCCGTCGCAGCCGTGGTGGACGCGGCTGAAGATGGGGAGGATTGCCTACTGGAGGAACCACATCCTCGTCACCATCCTCGCGTTCATCGGAATCGCACCCAAGGGAGTTGTGGATGTGCACGAGATGCTGTTTGTGACGGCGGATTATCTCACCAGAGGCGGGGAGAGTGGGATCTTCACGCCGATGCATATGATTCTCTGCAGAAAGCCTGAGTAA